A genomic segment from Necator americanus strain Aroian chromosome III, whole genome shotgun sequence encodes:
- a CDS encoding hypothetical protein (NECATOR_CHRIII.G11931.T2), whose translation MAICTYNARTLASEAAIEDLIMQAKKIKYDVIGLTETRRRHPLNAVYESGEELFLGTCDSRGVGGVGVLVNTRTAKNIDSFEQLTTRIRRLRMRRCGPTLALTIFFVYAPTSSYEEEGVEAFYVDLEKFYREDHAFYKVIIGDFNAKVGPRRTPKELHIGTHGLQWNDQGERLSEFCLTDVAVVPKFNTGSDHRLLRGRFSFTRRAEKAAKFRERNPRTTINWDLFATLAGFWEDSTTDNINEEYNRLVEHLHDCAKKAESFKTTNRRLSLETPELMRQRGAAQAAGNQELTSELARLCREAIKEDLKERRAEVLAEAAEAGKSIRYARGDFASRKTRMTALRNPKGTAIASRRGMEKIIYDFYSDLFDSHVCLPPHHLREDGQVIPKVLSSEVRHAIMSVRNRTAPGPDRIRPEHLKSLPSVLINTLARLFTRYLSKCKVPKQWKTSKTVLLYKKGDPHDIGNYRPICLLSVIYKLFTRVILDRIEKVLDEGQPCEQAEFRKGFSTIDHIHTVSKLIEVSREYKMPLCLTFIDLKKAFDSVETEAVVEALDNQGVPTQYMKILRELYSNFTTGNSPFYKNIIIDVKRGV comes from the exons atggcgatctgtacttataacgcacgtacgcttgcatcggaagcggccatcgaagatctgattatgcaagccaagaagatcaagtacgacgtcatcggactgaccgagacgagacgacgtcaccctctcaacgccgtatatgaaagtggagaagaactgttcttaggaacatgcgacagtagaggtgttggtggagtcggcgtcctcgtcaacacgagaacggcaaagaacatcgactctttcgaacaacttacgacccgaatcagacgtctgcggatgagaagatgtggtccaacactagctttgactatcttcttcgtttacgctccaacatcaagctacgaagaagaaggagtcgaagctttctatgtggacctggagaagttctaccgagaagatcatgccttctacaaggtcataattggcgatttcaacgccaaagttggcccaagaagaacgccgaaggaacttcacatcgggacccacggcctacaatggaatgaccagggggagaggctctccga gttctgcctgacggacgtcgctgttgtaccaaagtttaatacgggatcggaccatcgcctccttcgaggaagattttccttcacaaggagagcagagaaagccgccaagttcagagagagaaatcccaggactaccatcaactgggatctcttcgctacgctagccggcttttgggaagattccacAACGGATAACATCAACGAGGAATAtaaccggcttgttgaacaccttcacgactgcgcgaagaaggctgagagttttaaaaccaccaatagacgcctgtctcttgaaactcctGAGCTGAtgcgccagcgtggagcagcacaagccgcagggaaccaagaactcacgtccgagctcgcaaggctttgcagagaggcgataaaggaagaccttaaagagagaagagcagaagtgctggctgaagctgcagaggcggggaaaagcatccgctatgcccgtggagacttcgccagtcgcaagacgaggatgactgctctccggaacccaaagggaacagccattgcatcgagaagggggatggagaaaatcatctacgacttctactctgatctcttcgacagccatgtctgcttgcctcctcaccatctgagggaagacggacaagtcattccaaaGGTGCTCTcttccgaagtccgacatgctatcatgtcggtaagaaatcgtacggcacccggtcccgacagaataagaccagaacacctgaagagccttccgtcagtactcatcaacaccctggcgaggctctttacacgttatctgtcgaaatgcaaggttcctaaacagtggaagaccagcaagaccgtgttgttgtataaaaagggagatccacatgacatcggcaactatcgtccaatctgcctactgtccgtcatctacaagctctttacaagagtgatccttgataggattgaaaaagtcctggatgaaggacagccatgcgagcaagcagagtttcgaaaaggattcagcacgattgaccacattcacactgtttcgaaactcatcgaggtatcacgagagtacaagatgccgctctgtctcaccttcatcgacttgaaaaaggccttcgactcagttgagacggaagcggtcgtggaagccttggacaaccaaggcgtccctactcagtacatgaagatacttcgagagttgtacagtaacttcacgaccggaaattcgccattctacaagaacatcatcattgacgtgaagaggggggtctga
- a CDS encoding hypothetical protein (NECATOR_CHRIII.G11930.T1) — protein MRQRGAAQAAGNQELTSELARLCREAIKEDLKERRAEVLAEAAEAGKSIRYARGDFASRKTRMTALRNPKGTAIASRRGMEKIIYDFYSDLFDSHVCLPPHHLREDGQVIPKVLSSEVRHAIMSVRNRTAPGPDRIRPEHLKSLPSVLINTLARLFTRYLSKCKVPKQWKTSKTVLLYKKGDPHDIGNYRPICLLSVIYKLFTRVILDRIEKVLDEGQPCEQAEFRKGFSTIDHIHTVSKLIEVSREYKMPLCLTFIDLKKAFDSVETEAVVEALDNQGVPTQYMKILRELYSNFTTGNSPFYKNIIIDVKRGV, from the coding sequence AtgcgccagcgtggagcagcacaagccgcagggaaccaagaactcacgtccgagctcgcaaggctttgcagagaggcgataaaggaagaccttaaagagagaagagcagaagtgctggctgaagctgcagaggcggggaaaagcatccgctatgcccgtggagacttcgccagtcgcaagacgaggatgactgctctccggaacccaaagggaacagccattgcatcgagaagggggatggagaaaatcatctacgacttctactctgatctcttcgacagccatgtctgcttgcctcctcaccatctgagggaagacggacaagtcattccaaaGGTGCTCTcttccgaagtccgacatgctatcatgtcggtaagaaatcgtacggcacccggtcccgacagaataagaccagaacacctgaagagccttccgtcagtactcatcaacaccctggcgaggctctttacacgttatctgtcgaaatgcaaggttcctaaacagtggaagaccagcaagaccgtgttgttgtataaaaagggagatccacatgacatcggcaactatcgtccaatctgcctactgtccgtcatctacaagctctttacaagagtgatccttgataggattgaaaaagtcctggatgaaggacagccatgcgagcaagcagagtttcgaaaaggattcagcacgattgaccacattcacactgtttcgaaactcatcgaggtatcacgagagtacaagatgccgctctgtctcaccttcatcgacttgaaaaaggccttcgactcagttgagacggaagcggtcgtggaagccttggacaaccaaggcgtccctactcagtacatgaagatacttcgagagttgtacagtaacttcacgaccggaaattcgccattctacaagaacatcatcattgacgtgaagaggggggtctga
- a CDS encoding hypothetical protein (NECATOR_CHRIII.G11931.T1): MAICTYNARTLASEAAIEDLIMQAKKIKYDVIGLTETRRRHPLNAVYESGEELFLGTCDSRGVGGVGVLVNTRTAKNIDSFEQLTTRIRRLRMRRCGPTLALTIFFVYAPTSSYEEEGVEAFYVDLEKFYREDHAFYKVIIGDFNAKVGPRRTPKELHIGTHGLQWNDQGERLSEFIMTTKTIHGNSQFQKPSSLRWT; encoded by the coding sequence atggcgatctgtacttataacgcacgtacgcttgcatcggaagcggccatcgaagatctgattatgcaagccaagaagatcaagtacgacgtcatcggactgaccgagacgagacgacgtcaccctctcaacgccgtatatgaaagtggagaagaactgttcttaggaacatgcgacagtagaggtgttggtggagtcggcgtcctcgtcaacacgagaacggcaaagaacatcgactctttcgaacaacttacgacccgaatcagacgtctgcggatgagaagatgtggtccaacactagctttgactatcttcttcgtttacgctccaacatcaagctacgaagaagaaggagtcgaagctttctatgtggacctggagaagttctaccgagaagatcatgccttctacaaggtcataattggcgatttcaacgccaaagttggcccaagaagaacgccgaaggaacttcacatcgggacccacggcctacaatggaatgaccagggggagaggctctccgagttcatcatgacgactaagaccatccatgggaactcgcaattccagaagccctcctctctacgttgGACATga